The following are encoded in a window of Acinonyx jubatus isolate Ajub_Pintada_27869175 chromosome D4, VMU_Ajub_asm_v1.0, whole genome shotgun sequence genomic DNA:
- the ABITRAM gene encoding protein Abitram isoform X2 produces MTTHQSTESFILLDVKGKPCEDHCILQHSNRICVITLAESHPVLQSGKTIKSISYQISTNCSRLQNKVSGKFKRGAQFLTELAPLCKIYCSDGKEYTISSCVRGRLMEVNENILHKPSILQEKPSTEGYIAVVLPKFEESKSITDGLLTQKQYEEVVVRRITATTATS; encoded by the exons ATGACGACCCACCAATCAACAGAATCATTCATTCTTCTAGATGTCAAAGGCAAACCCTGTGAGGACCACTGTATACTACAGCACTCCAACCG AATATGTGTCATCACATTGGCAGAATCTCATCCAGTTCTTCAAAGTGGAAAAACAATCAAAAGCATTTCCTATCAAATCAGCACCAACTGTagtagacttcagaacaaggTCTCTGGGAAATTTAAGCGG GGGGCACAGTTTCTAACAGAACTTGCACCTCTGTGTAAGATTTACTGCTCAGATGGAAAAGAATACACCATATCTAG ctgtgtCAGAGGACGGTTGATGGAAGTGAATGAAAACATTCTCCATAAGCCATCTATTCTACAAGAGAAG CCATCCACTGAAGGCTACATTGCAGTTGTGCTGCCCAAATTTGAAGAAAGTAAGAGCATAACAGATGGgttactgacacaaaaacagtaTGAAGAAGTCGTGGTGAGGCGCATCACTGCCACGACAGCCACATCATGA
- the ABITRAM gene encoding protein Abitram isoform X1 encodes MATEPGAEGPAVPSLVDRYFTRWYKADVKGKPCEDHCILQHSNRICVITLAESHPVLQSGKTIKSISYQISTNCSRLQNKVSGKFKRGAQFLTELAPLCKIYCSDGKEYTISSCVRGRLMEVNENILHKPSILQEKPSTEGYIAVVLPKFEESKSITDGLLTQKQYEEVVVRRITATTATS; translated from the exons ATGGCTACCGAGCCCGGGGCAGAGGGACCTGCAGTGCCTTCGCTCGTGGATCGTTACTTCACTCGTTGGTACAAAGCCG ATGTCAAAGGCAAACCCTGTGAGGACCACTGTATACTACAGCACTCCAACCG AATATGTGTCATCACATTGGCAGAATCTCATCCAGTTCTTCAAAGTGGAAAAACAATCAAAAGCATTTCCTATCAAATCAGCACCAACTGTagtagacttcagaacaaggTCTCTGGGAAATTTAAGCGG GGGGCACAGTTTCTAACAGAACTTGCACCTCTGTGTAAGATTTACTGCTCAGATGGAAAAGAATACACCATATCTAG ctgtgtCAGAGGACGGTTGATGGAAGTGAATGAAAACATTCTCCATAAGCCATCTATTCTACAAGAGAAG CCATCCACTGAAGGCTACATTGCAGTTGTGCTGCCCAAATTTGAAGAAAGTAAGAGCATAACAGATGGgttactgacacaaaaacagtaTGAAGAAGTCGTGGTGAGGCGCATCACTGCCACGACAGCCACATCATGA